Proteins encoded together in one Lathyrus oleraceus cultivar Zhongwan6 chromosome 5, CAAS_Psat_ZW6_1.0, whole genome shotgun sequence window:
- the LOC127084474 gene encoding organ-specific protein S2-like isoform X2 → MMRLRPAFALLPLFLLLIITIVESRKDLGKYWKLVMKDQDVSEEIQGLLDANIKKNFKTLRQSFDAKENKVVKDFEPRPNVSVYGENDIDFMKNKAAIEEFEPKPNVSVYGNNNIDVEENNKGIEDFEPRPNVSTYGNNDIDNKKKDKEVEDFEPRPNISAYGNNDIDNKEKEKAVEDFEPRPNVSAYGNNDINSRENEKVVEDFEPIPNVSAYGNNDIYNKEKKKVVEDFEPRPNVSAYGNNEIGAEFTEDFEPRPSV, encoded by the exons ATGATGAGACTGAGACCTGCTTTTGCTTTATTGCCTCTCTTTCTTCTCTTG ATTATAACAATAGTAGAATCAAGAAAAGATCTAGGAAAATACTGGAAGCTGGTAATGAAAGACCAAGACGTGTCAGAGGAAATTCAAGGTCTCCTTGACGCAAACATTAAAAAGAATTTCAAGACTCTGAGGCAGTCTTTTGATGCCAAGGAAAATAAAGTTGTAAAAGATTTCGAACCAAGACCGAATGTTTCGGTTTACGGAGAAAATGACATTGATTTTATGAAAAATAAGGCAGCCATCGAAGAATTTGAACCAAAACCAAATGTGTCAGTTTATGGAAACAACAACATTGATGTTGAAGAAAACAATAAAGGCATCGAGGATTTTGAACCAAGACCAAATGTTTCTACTTATGGGAACAATGACATAGACAATAAGAAAAAGGATAAAGAG GTAGAAGATTTTGAACCAAGACCGAATATTTCTGCTTATGGGAACAATGACATAGACAATAAGGAAAAGGAGAAAGCGGTAGAAGATTTTGAACCAAGACCAAATGTTTCTGCTTATGGGAACAACGACATAAACAGTAGGGAAAATGAGAAAGTTGTAGAAGATTTTGAACCAATACCAAATGTATCTGCTTATGGAAACAATGACATATACAATAAGGAAAAGAAGAAAGTTGTGGAAGAttttgaaccaaggccaaatgTTTCAGCTTATGGAAACAATGAAATTGGTGCTGAATTCACAGAGGATTTTGAGCCAAGACCAAGTGTCTAA
- the LOC127084474 gene encoding organ-specific protein S2-like isoform X1: protein MMRLRPAFALLPLFLLLIITIVESRKDLGKYWKLVMKDQDVSEEIQGLLDANIKKNFKTLRQSFDAKENKVVKDFEPRPNVSVYGENDIDFMKNKAAIEEFEPKPNVSVYGNNNIDVEENNKGIEDFEPRPNVSTYGNNDIDNKKKDKEVEDFEPRPNISAYGNNDIDNKKKDKEVEDFEPRPNISAYGNNDIDNKEKEKAVEDFEPRPNVSAYGNNDINSRENEKVVEDFEPIPNVSAYGNNDIYNKEKKKVVEDFEPRPNVSAYGNNEIGAEFTEDFEPRPSV from the exons ATGATGAGACTGAGACCTGCTTTTGCTTTATTGCCTCTCTTTCTTCTCTTG ATTATAACAATAGTAGAATCAAGAAAAGATCTAGGAAAATACTGGAAGCTGGTAATGAAAGACCAAGACGTGTCAGAGGAAATTCAAGGTCTCCTTGACGCAAACATTAAAAAGAATTTCAAGACTCTGAGGCAGTCTTTTGATGCCAAGGAAAATAAAGTTGTAAAAGATTTCGAACCAAGACCGAATGTTTCGGTTTACGGAGAAAATGACATTGATTTTATGAAAAATAAGGCAGCCATCGAAGAATTTGAACCAAAACCAAATGTGTCAGTTTATGGAAACAACAACATTGATGTTGAAGAAAACAATAAAGGCATCGAGGATTTTGAACCAAGACCAAATGTTTCTACTTATGGGAACAATGACATAGACAATAAGAAAAAGGATAAAGAGGTAGAAGATTTTGAACCAAGACCAAATATTTCTGCTTATGGGAACAATGACATAGACAATAAGAAAAAGGATAAAGAGGTAGAAGATTTTGAACCAAGACCGAATATTTCTGCTTATGGGAACAATGACATAGACAATAAGGAAAAGGAGAAAGCGGTAGAAGATTTTGAACCAAGACCAAATGTTTCTGCTTATGGGAACAACGACATAAACAGTAGGGAAAATGAGAAAGTTGTAGAAGATTTTGAACCAATACCAAATGTATCTGCTTATGGAAACAATGACATATACAATAAGGAAAAGAAGAAAGTTGTGGAAGAttttgaaccaaggccaaatgTTTCAGCTTATGGAAACAATGAAATTGGTGCTGAATTCACAGAGGATTTTGAGCCAAGACCAAGTGTCTAA